TTCCAGGCCTGCCGTCGGTTCGGCCGGCGCTGGACGATCTCGGTCGGCGCGGAGGTGGCGTAGCTCGCCGGCGGGAGTGGCGCCGGATGCCCCCCTGGCGCGTCCTGGGCTCCCGGGCCGGCGGCGGATGCCACCCAAGCCGGCTGCGACGAGGGCCGTCCGCGCAGGGGCGCTGTCGGCGAAGTCGTTCCGCCCCCGGGCGCCGAAGGCGCGCCGGAGCGGCCGAACTGCGCGATGAGGGCGCGAGCGCGAGCCGCGAACGTCTGCGCATCGGGAATCCGGACGTCGCGTTCCTTGTCCAGTGACCAACGCAGCAGGTCGACCAGGTCGGGATGCAGCCGGCCGGCCACGGTCGCCGACTCGAAGGGGTCCTGATGCAGGATCTGGAAGACCAGTGTCGTCAGCGTATCGGCAGGAAAGGGCTTGCGCTGCATCAGCATCTCGTAGAGCACGACGCCGAGCGAGAAGAGGTCGCTCCGGCCGTCGAGCTCGAGACCCTGAACCTGCTCGGGCGCCATGTAGGCGGGGCTCCCCACCATCGTGCCGGTGCGCGTCAGCTCGGTCGACTCGCCGACCGCCTTGGCGACGCCGAAGTCGCTCACCTTGACGCCACCGGGCGTGGCCAACAGAAGATTGCCGGGCTTGATGTCGCGGTGGATGACTCCGGCACGGTGCGCTGAAGCCAGGGCGTCGGCGGTCTGCGCGACGATCTCGAGAGCCGCTGTCGTGCCCGGGAAATCGCCACGCGCCAGCCGCTGCGCGAGCGTCTCGCCGGGGACGAGCTCCATCACGAGGTAGAGCTGGTCGTTTTCTTCGCCGAAGTCGAACACCGTCACGACGTTCGGATGGTGCAGCCGCGCCGCAACCCGCGCTTCGCGCGCGAAGCGGGCAGCGGCCTCCTTGAAATCACCGTGGCCGGCGGCCGCGGCGAGCGAGATCAGTTTGATTGCGACGGCGCGGTCGAGCTGCGGATCGTGCGCGCGGTAGACCGCGCCCATCGCGCCGCGGCCGATCTCGCCGCCGAGGCGGTAACGACCGATTCTCTCGGGAGGGATCACGCCGCCGATTCTACGGGAGTCCGGCGCGCTTCCACGGCCCCCAGATTCGCGTAAGATTAGGTCCGAGGTGTCGATGCTCGCCAACCGAATTTCCGCCATTCAAGCCGCTCTCGTCGAGGCCGAGCTCGACGGCTGGTTCTTCGCGGTCTTCCAGGCGAACGATCCGATCAGCCTGGATCTGCTCGGCCTTGCCGACAGGAGCCTGGTGACCCGGCGCTGCTACTACGTCGTGCCGAGCCAGGGCGAGCCGAGGAAACTCGTCTCGACGCTCGAACCCGCAATGCTCGATCACCTGCCCGGGACCAAGGCGCTCTACACGACCTGGCAGCAGCATCGCCAGCAGCTGGAGCTCCTCGTTCGCGACTGCGGCCGGCTCGCCGCGCAGTACAGTCCGCGCAACGAGATTCCCAGCGTTTCCCGGCTCGATGCCGGCACGGCAGAGCTCCTGACCTCGTTCGGCTGCTCGCTGCGCTCGGCCGCCGAC
The sequence above is drawn from the Thermoanaerobaculia bacterium genome and encodes:
- a CDS encoding protein kinase, whose amino-acid sequence is MIPPERIGRYRLGGEIGRGAMGAVYRAHDPQLDRAVAIKLISLAAAAGHGDFKEAAARFAREARVAARLHHPNVVTVFDFGEENDQLYLVMELVPGETLAQRLARGDFPGTTAALEIVAQTADALASAHRAGVIHRDIKPGNLLLATPGGVKVSDFGVAKAVGESTELTRTGTMVGSPAYMAPEQVQGLELDGRSDLFSLGVVLYEMLMQRKPFPADTLTTLVFQILHQDPFESATVAGRLHPDLVDLLRWSLDKERDVRIPDAQTFAARARALIAQFGRSGAPSAPGGGTTSPTAPLRGRPSSQPAWVASAAGPGAQDAPGGHPAPLPPASYATSAPTEIVQRRPNRRQAWKRWAPWLGAGLLLAALVGGLLLKQPSLPPDMAQAPGSAGSGGAGVSPVAAGPLATSSGPGAPATEPAAAAAPSAGEALPLAAGQRIEQARPSASEPQPVPARPAPVPAVVATGSAAREAPSGSVADTNAAAGAAATVPPPAPVATPAPPITNVFECRKGAEFHVDPEEVLVTIDGRLLGEADDWDGAGGGETYFFAGPGEYLVQLSLKGFRTVWVKVVVTPTAKRDVVDVDTELEEIE